In the Apodemus sylvaticus chromosome 3, mApoSyl1.1, whole genome shotgun sequence genome, ggctggcctctgcccccaggtgctggaattagaAGGCATACACCaccttgcattttattttatgtgtctgagtgtttcgcctgcatgtatgtatgtgtaccatgttcatgcctggtgcccacagttGTTGGAAGACATTGTATCGACTGTGATTGGGGTGATGGATGGTTACGAGAcactgtgtggctgctgggaatcaaacctatgtCCTCTGTAGGAGAGACACgtgtctttaaccactgagctatctctctggttCTACCACTTCTTGACACAAAGGTTTACTTGGTTTTGGAGCTCTGGAACCTTCTCACCCCTTCCTGGGCCTCAGGGATCCCTTTAGAACTTGCTTCTGGGGCCTTGTTCGGTAACCAGGGAGCCTCTGCTTCTGCCCACTGTCCCCAGCCccacagggatgcagggctggGGCTGTTCTTCAATTCAGACTCAGAGACAACCAGATAGTTTTTTGGTTTGggtgttggttttgttgtttgggggttttttggttggttggttgctttgtCTTGTTGATCCCAGAACCTCACGCAAACACCCCACCACTGAGCTGCAGTTCCAGCcctctttacattttattttgagacactaGGTTGTCCAGGCTGCTGGTCCTTAACTTTCCAGCCTCAACCTCTAACATGACTGGGATTACCCAGGCCTGCCCCATCAAACAAGGCTTGTATCCTCTCTGCAGACAAGTCACATTGGACCTAGCCTCAGTGAGTAGTTAGCCGGTAGTCAGAACGTAGTGAGAACTTTGATTCTTCTCCAAAGTTGACCGTCCCCGCccgtccccacctccaccccccacgcactggggaggggagaaggtACTTATCGCCTGACCAAACCCCAAGCTGCCTTACCTGACTGCCCTGTCACTTCCCCTCACTTCCCCTAAGATGAGAGGCTCCTCCCCATAGCACAAAAGCCCGGCCTCTCAGTCAGACCAAGTCATCATCGACCCCATCACTGCCCCTCCCGGTTCCTGGAACTGGAATCCTCGGGTCTTGGACTGGAGCTGGGTGTTTAAAAGGCCGGAATCCATGTTATCCTAAGGCAGAAGCTCTGTCCCCTTGGAGAGGCCTTACTAATGGATCCAGTTTAGGAGTCAGTCACCAGCTCTGCTTCTCCTCACCAgctctcctcaccccacccctccaaTCGGGAGCCTTTGGTCCCTCAGGCCCCGTCCCCACGGGACGCCTCCCCTCTGTGCAGGCCTTATTCTAGCTGTCCGGTTGGTAGCCTCGGCCTCCCAGGGAGCATGGTGTGGCCGCTGGATCACTTCACTTGGAGGGGCGCTTAAGGAGAGGGTCGGGTAGGTCAGGCGGCAGCGCCGCCGCCTGGGCCGTCGGAGGCAGTGCAGGCGGTGACACGCTCACGCGCGGTGGCCTGGCGGGGACGGCGGAGGCTGCCAGGTTCTTGGCGACCGCAGGGCGTGCGACAGATCTGGCGGAAGCAGCGCTTGAAGTTCTCGTCCAGGAAGGCGTAGAGAACCGGGTTGAGGCTGCTGTTGGCGTAGCCCAGCGCAATGCACAGATGCAGCGCGGCCACCACAAGTGGGTCGCGCCGATTGATGTCCACCAGCGTCCAGACGATGACGAAGATGTGGATGGGCGCCCAGCACACCACGAAGGcgcccaccaccaccagcaccatgcGTGTGATGCGCCGCAGGCTGCGGTCCTTCTCCTTGGAGCCGGACAGCAGGCGCACGCTGCGCAGGCGCAGCAGCATGAGGCCATAGCACACCGTGATGATGAGGATCGGCACCACGAAGGCAAAGAGGAACACGCAGATCTTGGTCACAGTGTCCCAGTACCAGCTGGGGCTGGGGAACTGCAGCATGCATACCACTGCACCATCTGAGTCcgggaaaacaagaaaaaacaggGGTCAGAGGTCTGTGTGTCTATGGGGCGCTGTCTGCCTGTCCTCTTTCAAAATGACTAGCTGGGTGGAGGAGATTCTGATGTCTAGTATGTCCCTTTTCTTGGTGAATTCCTTCTTAGGCGTAAAGACCCCAGAATTGGTCCTCATCTGGGAGGTCCCCTTCTGTGTCCTCTCCCAGGTCTTTTGTAAGCCTCTACGTCCAGGCAGGAATGACAGTAATAATTTATCCCGGTAATGGCTGTCACAGTGTTAACTCAACAGTCCTCCTACCCATTTCCAGAATTGCTCCAGTAGATTGATCAGTACTGAAGATCGATTTAAACGGTGGATTAGGGCTGGCGATATAATTCAGTTGCTAGAGTgcccctggttcaattcccagcactgtatAAACTTGGGCCTGTTGGCACATGAATGTAACCCAAGCAATCAGggagcagaagttcaaggtcatctttgactaCGTTAActtctaggctagcctgagctataagAGATcctatcctaaaaaaaaaagtttgattgTCTTCCAATTTCCTTATGATGGGACCAATAATCTATACAcatttctttagttacatttAGATTTAtttgcagagtgtgtgtgtgtgtgtgtgtgtgtgtgtgtaccctcacACATGTGAAGGCTAAAGGACAAACAAACCCACAGGAGTCTGTGTGGAGGTTAAAGAACAATATATAGTTGTCCATTCTCTCCTCCAACCATTCCTGTTTCAAGAATCAAACTCAAAACTgtcgggcttggtggcaagcgcctCTGAGCCATCTAGCCAGCCCTACCTTCCCCAAGGACATTTCTTAAGACAGTTGTGAAACAGACTCAGATACATAAGGTATTTAGCTCAATGGGCTCAAATGGTTGATGCCCTCACAGGAAAGATGTATATATTGGAGCCTAGAGATCAGGGCTAGGGCCTGTGTCTCAGGCAGATATCAGCTAATGTAGAGAACAACTTTGTACCAGGTGGGGTAccacacacctacaatcccaccactcaggaggctgagataggaggctCTCATGTGTAAAGACTAGACAAAATTACatgttgagaccatatccaaaAGGAAACTAAAAAAGCAAAGTCCTTCCCAACAGCCAACCCTgttggaaaaggaaaggggagctTCCTGTCCTGGAGACAGGCTTGGACCAGATAAACATCTCAGGATACTGAAGGACTCTGACGCGGGCTGGAGGCTGGCCCAGGGACGCTCGAGATCTCTAGGAACCACACAGGAGACTTGCAGGCTGCGAGTCAtgagaaaggggctggagagccaCACAACATCTGGGGTGGTTCACGCTGGCAGGACCCCAGGGATGACTGAGGATCAGCGTGCCTATGGGTGGTGGTacgcagagggaggagggagggaagcctCCTTGGCTTGCTCCCAGCAGTTAATGACTTCTAAACTCAAGGCTCACGGTGAGCCTTGGATCCCTGCTGCTCAGTCAAAACCAATCGCTCAAAGGTTGTATAACGGCCCTGCGGATCTTCCCCTGAGGGTCAAGGTGTCTAAGAGGTCTCCTATCAGTCATCTTCCCCTATGCTACCCGGAGCATCAAGCAGGGGCCAAAAGGAAGGAGGACCTAAGGCCTGGAGCCTTGGGTCGAAGGCCGGGTCCCATCAAAAGCCCGCCAGTGAGGCTAGAACTAAACTGCCTGActtgattctgttttcttttttcttttgataatatataattatatataatattatcatattatattattacaatattatattattataatattatattatacataatattatagtattatattatatacaacattatattatatattataatattgtgtatgttatattatattatgttttattttattttataatattatatattataatatataatataaagcgGCCTTGAATTCAAGATCCTTCTGCCCCAGTCTCCTTGGTAACTAATGTATAGGCATCCTTCCATGCTTCTTTACATCGAGGTGGGGCCATGTGAACAGTTGACACTAGGAAGGGATAAGCAATAACATTGAAAAACAGTTATGATTTCTCCCAACTTCCTTTCTGTGTTTATGTGCTGGCCAGATGCCAACAGTGGATGATTTGGGGGCACGTCCTCTGGGAGTCTGGTACCCCCAAACTAACCTCCTACCCAATAGATTGTAGTGACGTGAGAAATACACTTTTTAAAGatagtcatttattttatttatgtgagcaCTGTATCTttatgtcagaagagggcatcagatcaccttacagatggttgtgagccaccgtgtggttgccggaaacctctggaagagcagataatgagcctctctccagcctgagaagtAAACTTTTATTGTAAGCCCCTGAACTCTGAGGATGTTTGGTACTGCGGCTTTAGTGACTAATACAGATGCCCTGGGAAGTGCGAGTGTCGGCCACCCCCTCAGGATATTCCCTGGGCCCCCGCTTTGGTCATTTGGCcaatggtattttttttcctccttatttttctttctttgtttttgaggcatGGTTTCATGGTTcatggcctcaaattcattatCAAACtaaggctagccctgaactcctgatcctcttgcagGGCTAATAAGTGTGCAgtaccacacctggtttatgaaATGCTGGGGACTGatcccagggctctgtgcatgctgggtaagcagtCTACCAGCATAATTACATCCTCAGGTAGAGCagaatgtgctcttaaccacgggaccagctctcctgctcctCCAGTGGTTTTCAAAGTGGGATAAAGGGGAATTTGGGATGGGTCTTCAGATCCTGTAGCCTCTGCTGCTCACTGGTCAGTGACAATCACACCCTGGCCATTTATCCATCTCCCTGTAATCTACACTGTCCTGGCCAGCCAGGTAATAATCCTATTATAAATTCCTTTTGGCTAGCAACCTTTCAACTGGTCATTTACCCTCATGACAGTTGACCACCCACACCCCCCACTGGCTGACCACCTACACCCCTCTTGGCTAACCCTCCCCCAGACtgacctcccaccccccactggCTGACCATCCGTACCCCCCACTGACTAACCACCCACCCACACCACCACTGGCAACCACTCCCACTTGCCCGAATAAATGCTTTGGAaatccacagaggccagcagatggCCGGGCCCTCCTGTGGTCAGAGAGCCATGCCACAGCTCCCTCTCTCACTCACCCCGGGGCTGGGTCACTGCCATGACCATGATGGGTACCCCGACTCCTGAAGCCAAGACCCAGATGCATATGTTGATCAGCTTGGCCTTGGCCGGCGTCCGGAAGTCCAGGGCCTTGACAGGATGGCAGACAGCAATGTAGCGGTCCACACTCATCATCGTGAGTGTGAAGATGCTGGTGAACATGTTGTAGTAGTCAATGGAGAGCACAGCCTTACACAGCAGCTCTCCAAACGGCCATGTTTCCATCAAGTACTTGGCGCTCTGGAAGGGCAGCGTGCTGGTGGCCAGCGCATCAGCCAAGGCCAGATTGAAGATGTAGATGTTGGTGGCGGTCTTCAGCTTGGTGTACCTTGGAAGGGAGAGCACGGGTAACTGCCACTTCATTGACTTCAGCTGCTGTAAGACTGGGTGAGTGAAGGGACTTGCTCAAAGATCTACAAAGGGCGGGACCAATGGGGTGTcacatgcctgcagtcccagccctCAGAAGGCTAACCTGGGAAGACCGGGAATttaggaccagcctgggctacatgaggcctTAGATTGGGAGCCAAGGTGGGATTGGATCCTTGAATCACCCAATCAGCCACTACTTCTGCTCCCTGAAAGGGAAGGATCTCTGGAGCCTATgagcccagcaccagggaggcagaagcaagaggaagatcatgagtttaaaGTTTAAAGCCAGTCTTAGCTTTAAAGATAATGGcaccttgcaaaaaaaaaaaaaaaaaaagatggaaagagtTATGGAAACATAGTTTATGTAGAATGTAGCCCTGAGCCCAGTCAGGACAAAGGCAGGGTTATATAGTTCAGCTGCTGGAGGGCTTGCCCAGCAGAGGTCAGAGACAACTCTCACCAGCCCGAGATGATCATACTTCATCTATACAGAATGAAGTTGGGAGTTTGACCATTCACCTGGCCTCTGGGGAATATGATTGGTCAGCTCTGAGTGACAGGCTCTGCTGGGACCTTACACCTTCTGAAGTGTCCTCTGCGGTAGCCCAGGGGTTGGGTTCTGGTCGCGTTTGGTTCCACCCAGGCCTCCTAACCCCCACAGAACTAGACCCAACCTCTGTGAAAGCCATGGTTCCCTCCCTTTCCTGTCCCCATGCTGTGAGGAAGGTGAGCCACGTTCACTGTCACACTTAGGGTGTGAGCCCGGGTATCAGGCTGGAGGTATGCAACCAAACTGCCCCTAACACCCCCAGCATCCTCCACGCGCTGTGCTGCACACAGCCAACCACAGCACTGCTTGCAGGGCTAGTACACATACAGCCATGGTCCCTTCTGTACAGGGCCTGGGCTGAGCAGGGGAGGTATGGAGACAACTGTCCCAGAGCAGAGACATAAAGACACAGCCACACTGGAGCAAGGTAAGGTTCTTTCTCACATCCTAGACCGGTAAGAAAGTCCAGAgaagaggccagtctggtctacaaatcgAGATACAGGACAGTcggggctgttacacagagaaaccctgtctcaaacaaaacaaacaaacctgatgtttacggggctggagagttggctgggtggttaagagtgtttgttgttcttgcaaaggacctgggttcaattcccagcacttgtatGGAGTCCCACTACTTCCACAGGCACCACAGATCCATATAGCGgacagatatgcatgcaggcaaagccctcatacacacaaaataaatctaaataaaaagcAACCAAATAACCAACCAACAAATCAACCAGCCAAAATGTCCCGagaagggcaggcaggcaggcaggcaggagaatGCAGGTTACAGCTGGAGAACTCTGAGGGTGGAGAAAGCAGAGACCAATTGCAGGGTGTGGAAGGGAAATTGTGCACCCATAATCATaaacctagcactcaggaagctgaggcaggaacattacaaatttgaggttagcctgggttTCAtattgaaaccctgtcttggaaagacAAACAAATctttgggtgtggtggtacacacctgcaaATCCAGCTTGtcacacttcttttttctttttttcttttttcttttgactttttgagacagggtttctctgtgtagtcctggctgtcctggaactcactctgtagaccaggctggcctcgaactcagaaatccacctgcctctgcctcccaagtgctgggattataggcgtgcaccaccaccgcccggcttgcttGTCACACTTCTAAAGAGAATACtgaactctgtttttttttttgagaaaggatcctTCTACATAGCCCCGGCCGTCctataactcactatgtagatcaggctaacctctaactcacagagatctgcctatctctgcttcccaattgctgggattaaaggcatgcatgctCCCACGAAGCCCAGCCAACCAAACTGTTAAAGCCTTTCCTCCAGTATGGATCAGAGGTTTGGGATTTTTggtgttagttttgtttgtttgttagagaAGTAGGAGAAggtgaagaaggagaagaagaggaagaaggaagaagaagaaagaaggaggaggaggagaaggaggactcTCTCACTGTCCTTCCAGACCAGCATCTGTCCCACTCCCTCCCAAAATAACTAGGAGCAAAAGTTTCACTTGGAGCCAGTCTCGGGAAGTGCGTCGTCTTCAGCGGGGTGTGGATTGCAGCTGTGTGGGAGGCGGTCTCGAGCCCACAGCTGACTCTTCTAATTTCTCTGCTCTTACACAGAACAATTCGAGGCTGTTCTTTGCCTGCTATTTTGATTTGTGACAGCTCCTTCCATCCCAAGAGGGAGCTCGGCTGCTGCTGAGTGGGAGCTGAGGCTTCTGGGGCTGGTCCCTGTCGGGCTGAGAGTCTGGCTGGCTCTCTTGCTCTCCACAGCCACGCAGGACCCTGATGGCTTCCTCAGGGCCCCTGCGCTCCAGCTGCAGGAGAAAACCACAGGCCCATTCTGCTCTCAACCCCCCCAGGACCTCTCCAAAAGCACCCTCTGTGTTCCCTAAGTTATCTCCGACCTCCTCTGGGATCCAGGCCTTCCAAGTCTACTCTCCTGACTAATGTCCTTCACCATATGGCCTTTCTGTCATTCCTTAAACACATGAAGCCCAGCCCTCCTGAGGATTTCCGGACTTACTGCCACCCTCAACCTCCAAATTTGTTATGGCTTGCCATTTCACTTAACCAAGCCTCTATTTGGACATCTCTTCCAAGAGGCCCTCTCCGATCGCCTTCTCTCAGGCCACGTCTGTATCTCTAGCACGTGCCAATGCCAGTGTCCTCCCTGAGGAACTCACTTTCTCCCAGGACTCTGGCCCCTGTATGCTCCCCAAGTTAGAGGGCTTTGTGACCATCTGGTTCCCTCCCAGCCCAGCCCGCTCACCCCCCAGCAAGCAGTGGGTCCCTTTGACATGCGTCACAGTGATATCTTATTCCAGGGCTCATGAGCTCTCATGGATGTTTTcctttccataattttatttatgtttttattcactttacatcccaatcgcagccccctccctccctcctctcctctcctctcagtcccgCCCTTGCAAATTCCTACCCCCCCCCGTTACCCCTCCCCTTCTTGAAGGAGAGGGGGTTAGCCCCACTTGGgtatcaccccaccctgggacatctagtcccagcaggactaaacacatcctctcccactgaggcccaaccaggcaatCTAGGTAGGGAAAGGAGATTCAAacagacaacagagtcagaggcagtcCCCACTCCAATTATtaggggactcacatgaagaccaagctacacatctgctacaaatgtgggggtgggggtgggggtggaactaggtccagcccctgcatgctgtttggttggttggtttgaattTTTGAAAGCACATTTTGGTCTAGGTTGGGGTGGAACTTgatgtaactgaggatgaccttgaacccctgatcctcccccccacacacacaccatttcctgagttctgggattgtaggtgtgtgcCTCCACTCCTGGCCTCAAATACCGGCCCCCctttttcatttgcttatttctATGTACACATTGTTAAACTTCATCAGACCTTTAAAATACTTTCCTATTTAGCTACATTATTTATGTGTTCCTCTGTTTTTATAGTGATCTCCTTTCTAgagccttcctctttccttctgcctGTGAGGCTGGATGCTGTCTCGGGCTGGCTGCACAGCTCTCCTGTCTCCTGGTTTCAGAGTCTCCCTGCCCCTGGGTTTACAGCCTCACTACAGTGGAGCACACCCCGTAGCCACTCCCTGAGAAAAGGCTTATGGGAGCAAAGTTATTATCACCTTCTCTGAAAATGTCTTCATTCTAACTTCTGGTTCCTTTGATAGTAAATATGATCATGGATGGAAATAATTTTCCATCAGAACATTTAGGAGGATATGGTCTCCTCATCGCCTTCCTGGCAACACCTGGTGGTACCAGAACCAATCCCGATTCTTGATGCAAGCTGTCCCCCTCACCCTAAAATTGTTCCTTTATGCTTAGCCATCTGGTAACAGGGGTGACACTGCTTTGGAGTGACTTTTTTTATTTGCAGTTTGCTGGCTCGATCCTTCTGTATGGAACAGGTTTCCTGGACAGCTTCTGacgtcttttattttttatatatttttagtgcAAGGTGtgctctcatatatatatatatatatatatatatatatatatatatatatatacacgtctGTGTGGAGACCACAGGTGACCTCGGGTGACCTTCCCATCATTTTCCATCTTTGGGGATTttggttaggtttggtttggtttggtttggcttggacagggtttctcactgaacctgatgCTTGTCGCTTCAGCTAGACAAGCTGCCCAGAGAGCACTGGAACCTGTTTGTCCCCACCGCCCTCCTCCCTACATGTACTTACTATAGCACCCTGCTTTTTCCAGAGTCCAAGGCCCACACTTGGGTCCCCTGCGAATGTAGCTTACTCTGCTACCTGTTCAGTCAAACAGGGTCTTTTTGATATAATCTCCAGAGAACTGCCATTTCATTACCCTTGGGCCGTTCTGTTTACTTTAGGGGGgcgttgtttttttgttttggttttgagacagggtttctctgtgtagtcctggctgtcctggaactcactctgtagaccaggctgatctcaaactcagaaatccgcctgcctctgcctcccagagtgctgggattacaggcgtgcgccaccactgcctcgctgtttactttttaaaacttacttAGCTGCTTGTGATTTGTTTGCCCCAGGCTTTCTTCTCCCATGAATCCTTCTCTAAAAGCTACAGCTTCTTGTTTTTCGGTTCCACTGTCCGCTCCCGACTCTGAGGACACCAGTCATgttggttttatattttcttctgttctttgttATCAGCTTCGCTATCTTGGCCGCTCTCTTTGATCCTGGAGAGTCCCTTCAACTAATGGTGGGAGTGTGACTAAAATTCAGTCTTTAAAATAAGGCCTGAGTAATGAGCTGGCAGTTGTGTCTGTGAGGACCCACGGGAGGAGGGCCAGCGTGAGGACCCATGAGGGCCCACATGATGGTCCTGACAACTACTCGGGGGATTTGCTACAAGGGACTTTCACACTGAGAATATGTAAGTATCCATTTCTAGAGCTAGGCACGGAAGCACATGACTCTAATACTTCtactttggaggtagaggcagaaagattaggagttcagggtcatcctctgctatatagtgaggatgaggccaacctgggctccatgagaccctgtctcaaaggaaaaaaaaatagatctttaattttgttctgttttacaaggtaaggtttctctgtgtagccccagctgccctggaactcactctataaaccagaatggcctggaactcacagagatcctcctgcctctgcctcctaagtgctgggattaaaagcatttgccaccactgccctgcacttGATTGAAGCAATGTTCTTGGAGTGACTGGGTA is a window encoding:
- the Oprd1 gene encoding delta-type opioid receptor, whose protein sequence is MEPVPSARAELQFSLLTNVSDAFPSAFPSAGANASGSPGARSASSLALAIAITALYSAVCAVGLLGNVLVMFGIVRYTKLKTATNIYIFNLALADALATSTLPFQSAKYLMETWPFGELLCKAVLSIDYYNMFTSIFTLTMMSVDRYIAVCHPVKALDFRTPAKAKLINICIWVLASGVGVPIMVMAVTQPRDGAVVCMLQFPSPSWYWDTVTKICVFLFAFVVPILIITVCYGLMLLRLRSVRLLSGSKEKDRSLRRITRMVLVVVGAFVVCWAPIHIFVIVWTLVDINRRDPLVVAALHLCIALGYANSSLNPVLYAFLDENFKRCFRQICRTPCGRQEPGSLRRPRQATARERVTACTASDGPGGGAAA